CGAGCCGATCGATTTCTTCGGGGCTGTTGTAGAAATGCGGTGAGGCACGCAGGCCGCCCCGATCGCCGCTGCCGCGCCCGGCGGTGCCGATCTTGTCCTGCTCATACAACGCCTGTCCCAGCCGCGCCGAGTTCAGCGAACCCGCCTGGAACGACACCACCGCCGCGTTCAGCGCGGGATTGGGTGAGGTCCACACCTTGACCTCCGGCAGCTTCGACAGCCCGGCGATCAGCTGGTTCGCCAGTGCCCGCGATCGTTGTTCGATGGCGGCGCGGCCGACCTTGGTCTGGAACTCCAGCGCCTCGCGAAACGCGATCATCGTCGCTTCATCGCGCTGGCCGAATCCCTCGAACGTGCGCGAGATGCCGACGGCGCCGGAGTAGGCGCTGTAGATCGACGGCCAGATCTGCTGGTGGGCGCGGGCGTTGATGTATAACACGCCGCATTCGCGGGCGCCGCAGGGCCACTTGTGGGCGCTGCCCGTGTAGAAGTCGGGCGAGATGTCGGCCAGGTTCACGTCGAGCAGCCCGAACGACTGCGCGCCGTCCACCAGCGACAGGATGCCGCGCTCGCGGGCCAGCGCGCAGAGTTCCTTGGCGGGGAAGAGGTCGCCCACCGAGCTCGACAGATGCGTGAAGGTCAGGATCTTCGTTCGTGGCGTGATCGCCTTGGTGTAGGCGGCGAGGTAGTGCTCCATGCCGGGATGGGGATTCACCTGCGGAATGGTGATCACCGTGAAGCCGAACCGCTTCGCCTTCTCCGTCCACGCGTTCAGGTTGCTCGGGTGGTTGTCGGCAAAGATGATGACCTCGTCGCCGGCCTTCAAGTCGAGGCCGCTCGAGATCATGTTGTTGGATTCACTGGTGTTGCGGGTGATCACGATCTCTTCCGGCGTCGCCCGGAGGAACGTCGCCAGGGCCTTGCGAAGGTTCTCCTTCTCACCATTCAGCCGCGCGCGGTTCTGTGCCGAGGGATCGCGATCGACGCTGTCGCTTTCACGCTTGAGCGCTTCGAGCACCGGCCGCGAGGCAGGGCACAGGTTGGCGGCGTTCAGCACCCCGAGGTCGGGTGGCATCACGAACTGGCCGCGGACCGACTTCCAGAAAGCTTCGCCGGTACCCGCGGTGGCGGGATTGAAGGCCGCGGCTTGCGGGGCCGCTTTCGCCCAGGCCGGATCGGCGAACAGGGCAGCCGAGCCACCGATAGCAAACAAGCGGGCGAAGTCGCGACGGGTCACTGATGCGGTCATGCGCCGCAGATTACACCCTCGGGCCACGGAAATACAGCCACAGATTCGACACCGATTAGGCACAGATCAAGAAAAGGCTATTTCCCAATCTGGGTTTAATCTGTGGCTCATCTGTGGCTGCCCTACATCGGTGGCCGTTCGTCGCCGGATGGCCCGTAGAGGGAGGGGATCTTGACGCCCAGCATCCGCAGGTAGACCGTCATCTGCCCGCGATGGTGGACCATGTGGTTGAGCACGAACGCGCGCAGCACCGACGCCTTTGGCATGGTGAACACTTCCTGGCCGCCGGCCTTCAGCTTCCAGGGCGCGTCGAACTCGCCGTCGGTTTTGTTGACCAGGTTGGCGCGGGCGGTCTTGAGATGGGCGTCGAACATCGCCAGGACTTCCGCGCGCGTGGCCGGCGACTTATAGTCGGCCGGCCGCGGCGTCGTCATGTCGAGCTCGCTTAGGGCCATCGTCGTGGTGGCCCACAGCGGCATTTCGGTGAGGTGCTCGGCCAAGCGGCCAAGCGTCATGCTGGTCGGGTGCGGCCGCCAGTCGAACTGGTCGGGCACGCGGTCCAGCACCTTGCGGGTCTGGCCCATCTCGCGGTCGAACTCGGGAAGCAGCACATCGATCAGCGGCATCCCGACATTCTAGCGTGCGCTACTGCCTCGGCTTGGCCTTCTCGAACTTCTTCTCGAACTGCTTGGCGAACCCCTTCTCGAAGTCCTTGCTGAACGACTCCGAGAATTCTTTTTCGAACGTCTTGCCGAAGTCTTCCCACTTCGCTTCCCATTCCGAGAAGTCGAAATCGTACTCGAAGAGCGTGTCCCACTCGACGCCGTCCCAGCCGGGCGGCTTGGGCGGCTTGGGTGCCGGGGTGGGACTGGGCACCCCCGGGAGCGCCGGTGGCGCGGGTGGCGCCGGCCAGCCCATGCGGCGGCGCTGGCGTTCGTCGCTCTTGCTGACGATGGTCTTGCGCGCCAGCACGATGTCGCCGTTGAACGACTGCGTCTCGATGCGCGCGCTGCCGTTGCCGAGCGTGAAGTTGAACCGCTTGCTGCCGCTGCGCGGCGTCTGGCCTTCGGGCAGCTGAATGGGGAAGTCGGCCGAGAAGTCGCCCTGGAACGTGCGCACGAAGACGGTCGCGTTGGTGGCACCGCCGAGGCCCACCCGAATGTCGCCGCCGTGCGTCGTCAGGCGATACACGCCGTTGTCGCGGATCGTGCCGTTGAACGTCACGTCGCCGTTCACCGTCGAGGCCTCGAGGTTCGAGGTCTGCGCATTGTCGATGACGATGTCGCCGTTGGTGGTTTCGGCGGTGATTTCGCCGGTGACATTGGTGACGCGAATGCCTTCGTTGACCGTGGTGGCCTGCACGCGGCCGCTGGCCTTGTCGATGGTGATGATCCCTTCAACCGAGCGGACGGTGACCGAGCCGGTGCCGCCGGTGATGCGGGCGTTGCCGTGCACGGTTTCGACCGTCACCTCCGCGGTGGTGCCGTCAATGGTCGCGTCGAGATAGGTGCCCGACAGGTTGACCGGCATCCACTTCGGTACCGTGATCTGGTAATCGACGAGTCCCGACGGCCCGCGCGTTGAGCGCGCGCGGACGCGCAGGGTCAGGTCGGTGGTTTCGGCGGTGATGGTGTCGCGCTGGCCGTGCGTGGCCTGGATGCGGACCTTGTCCTGGTCCCACGTCCGCACGACCACTTCGCCGGCGTTGTTGCTGAGCACCAGGCGCGTGCCCTTGACGGCATCCACGGTCTGGTCAGACTTGGGCGAACTGTCCGGCCCGCCGGGGCGGGCCTGGATCGGCTGCTGGGTGTCGCCGGCCGCTTCGAGCGGCTGGGCAAGCGACGGCGCCGCGCTCGAGAGCATGAGGGCGGCGGCGAGGATCGACAAACCGAACGGTTTGTCGCCACGAAAGAAGAATCGCTTCATCGGTCAGTTTCCTCCAACGGACGCAAGGGTCGTGGCATGACGCAGCAGGTCGAGCTTTCGCCGCCGGGCGTCGGCCAAATGAGAATTGAGGTAGGCGTTTGCGGGGTCGTCGTCGAGCGCCATCCGCGCTTCCTGGATTGCCAGGTCGATCGTCTTCAGGTTGCGTTCGATCACGAGCACCGTCCGCGGATCGAGGCGGTCGCGTTCGTCGCGGAGAATCTGCTCGAGGTCAAAGACCGCCGCGTCGAACTGGGCGTCGGCGAAGTTGGCGTTGACGATGCCGCCTTCGACTTCGCCGGTAACTTCGCTCTCGGCGATCACGGTCGGCTGCGCATCGGCCGGCGTCACGGGCCGGTTGGCCGCCAGCCACGTCAGACCCGAGGCAACGGCCATCAGCAGCGACGCGGCCAGCGCCAGTTGCGGCAACGTGAACGACAGCTGCGTTCGCCGCGGTGCCGCGGTGGCCAGCCGCGCCGACACGCCCGGCCACAGGTCCTGCGCCGGCGCCTCGTCGCGCCACTGGCCGATGGCCTGCGACAGGATGTCGTCGGCGCCGAGCGGTTCGTGGTCGTGTTCTCCGAACTGTCGTGGTTCGTTCATAATTCTTGTCTATCCGGCTAAAGCCGGATGCTACATCTGCGCCCATGTGGCGTCCGGCTTTAGCCGGACCGTTCCTACGCTTCCTTGCGCAACAGCACCCGCAACGTTTGCCGGGCGCGATGCAGTTGCGACTTCGAGGTTCCCGACGACACACCGAGAATGTCGCCAATCTCCTCGTGCTTGTAGCCCTCGACGTCGTGCAGCACGAACACCGTCCGGGCGCCGTGCGGTAACTGCTCGATCGCCGCCTGCAGGTCCATGCTCAGGTCCAGGTGTTTCGTCCGCACCGCGGGCGAAATCTCGAGCACGGCCTCGCTGTCGGCGAGAAACCGCTCGCGGGCGGTGCCGAGCGTGCGGAACCGCTCGATGATCACGTTCACCGCCAGGCGGTGCAGCCAGGTCCCGAAACTCGACTCGCCGCGAAACAGGGCGAGCTTCTGCCACGCGCGGACAAACACGTCCTGCGTCAGCTCGTCGGCTGCGTCGGGTCCGGCCATGCGCCGCGCCAGGTTGAAAATGCGCGGCAGATGGGCCCGGTATACCCGCTCGAAAGCCGCCGCATCCCCTTGGGTCGCAAGGACTACGTCGTCCACCGGCACTAGCTTGGATGATAGGGGAGAGTGAAGGGTTGGAAGGGGCGAGGACGCCGGGTTCAATTTTCGAGCACGGAAATCGGCCGAAAATTGAACCCGGCGTCTTTTTACTGGGGCTTCGTAAACTCGACCTTCGGCGCGACTTTCGCCTCCGGGGGCGCTTCAAACAGCTTGTAGTCGTCCTTGAACCCGAAAATTCCGGCCGTGATGTTGGCCGGGAACTGCCGGCGGGCCGTGTTGTAGGCCTGGATCGCCTCGTTGTAGCGCATGCGCTCCACGGCGATTCGATTCTCGGTGCCTGCCAGCTCGTCCATCAGCCGGGCGAAGGTGGCGTCGGACTTGAGTATCGGGTAGTTCTCCACGACCACCAGCAATCGGGCCAGCGCCGAGCCTTGCTCGTTGGCCGCCGCCATCTTCTGGTCGGGGGTGGTCGCGCCGGCCAGCTTGGCCCGCGAGTCGGCAATCGCCTGGAAGACGTCCTTCTCCTGCTGGGCGAAGCCCTTCGTCGTTTCCACCAGGTTGGGAATCAGGTCGTTGCGGCGCTGGAGCTGGTTCTCGACCTGCGCCCACTGCGTCTTGATGGCCTCTTCCTGGCTGACGAACCGGTTGTAGGAACAGCCCGACGTCGCCACCCCCGCACCGACAAGGGCCACCACCACGAGCATTCGCTTCAGACTCTTCATAGC
This sequence is a window from Acidobacteriota bacterium. Protein-coding genes within it:
- a CDS encoding aminotransferase class V-fold PLP-dependent enzyme, with product MTASVTRRDFARLFAIGGSAALFADPAWAKAAPQAAAFNPATAGTGEAFWKSVRGQFVMPPDLGVLNAANLCPASRPVLEALKRESDSVDRDPSAQNRARLNGEKENLRKALATFLRATPEEIVITRNTSESNNMISSGLDLKAGDEVIIFADNHPSNLNAWTEKAKRFGFTVITIPQVNPHPGMEHYLAAYTKAITPRTKILTFTHLSSSVGDLFPAKELCALARERGILSLVDGAQSFGLLDVNLADISPDFYTGSAHKWPCGARECGVLYINARAHQQIWPSIYSAYSGAVGISRTFEGFGQRDEATMIAFREALEFQTKVGRAAIEQRSRALANQLIAGLSKLPEVKVWTSPNPALNAAVVSFQAGSLNSARLGQALYEQDKIGTAGRGSGDRGGLRASPHFYNSPEEIDRLVGAVAKYLKTGV
- a CDS encoding LemA family protein, with the translated sequence MKSLKRMLVVVALVGAGVATSGCSYNRFVSQEEAIKTQWAQVENQLQRRNDLIPNLVETTKGFAQQEKDVFQAIADSRAKLAGATTPDQKMAAANEQGSALARLLVVVENYPILKSDATFARLMDELAGTENRIAVERMRYNEAIQAYNTARRQFPANITAGIFGFKDDYKLFEAPPEAKVAPKVEFTKPQ
- a CDS encoding DinB family protein, with product MPLIDVLLPEFDREMGQTRKVLDRVPDQFDWRPHPTSMTLGRLAEHLTEMPLWATTTMALSELDMTTPRPADYKSPATRAEVLAMFDAHLKTARANLVNKTDGEFDAPWKLKAGGQEVFTMPKASVLRAFVLNHMVHHRGQMTVYLRMLGVKIPSLYGPSGDERPPM
- a CDS encoding DUF4097 family beta strand repeat-containing protein, translating into MKRFFFRGDKPFGLSILAAALMLSSAAPSLAQPLEAAGDTQQPIQARPGGPDSSPKSDQTVDAVKGTRLVLSNNAGEVVVRTWDQDKVRIQATHGQRDTITAETTDLTLRVRARSTRGPSGLVDYQITVPKWMPVNLSGTYLDATIDGTTAEVTVETVHGNARITGGTGSVTVRSVEGIITIDKASGRVQATTVNEGIRVTNVTGEITAETTNGDIVIDNAQTSNLEASTVNGDVTFNGTIRDNGVYRLTTHGGDIRVGLGGATNATVFVRTFQGDFSADFPIQLPEGQTPRSGSKRFNFTLGNGSARIETQSFNGDIVLARKTIVSKSDERQRRRMGWPAPPAPPALPGVPSPTPAPKPPKPPGWDGVEWDTLFEYDFDFSEWEAKWEDFGKTFEKEFSESFSKDFEKGFAKQFEKKFEKAKPRQ
- a CDS encoding RNA polymerase sigma factor translates to MDDVVLATQGDAAAFERVYRAHLPRIFNLARRMAGPDAADELTQDVFVRAWQKLALFRGESSFGTWLHRLAVNVIIERFRTLGTARERFLADSEAVLEISPAVRTKHLDLSMDLQAAIEQLPHGARTVFVLHDVEGYKHEEIGDILGVSSGTSKSQLHRARQTLRVLLRKEA